A region of the Nocardia higoensis genome:
GGTGAGCCGTGGGGAAACGACAAGCTGGGCAAGCAGTTCGCCGAAGGTGACCAGGGGTACGTCAAGTCGAAGGAGAACCTGGAGAAGAGCGCCGGGAACATGGCGATCAGCTTCGGCAACTTCAGCAAGACGCAGACCGATGCCGCTCGGGAGTTGCGCAAGATGGAACGCGGCAACGGCGACCAGTACACGGTGTAGAGCGGTTCGCGGAGATGACCAACGAGTTCGCGAAGGCCGAGATGCTGTCGGTGCTGGACGAGGTCCAACAGCAGATGAGGATGATCGCGCGCGTCCAGCGGGACCGCGCCCAGCTGACGGCCACCGCCACGGTCCGCAAGCAGGTCACGGTCACGGTCAACGCCGACGGTGTGGTGATCGAGACCAAATTCGGCTCGGCCGTCGAGGAGTTGACCTATCCCGACATCGCCAAGGCGGTCACCGAAGCCGCGCAACAGGCGGCGGCCGACGTCGCCCGGCGCGGCCAGGAACTCATGTCCACGCTGCGGGACCGTCGCGCGCGTTTGCCCAAACTCTCCGATCTGATCGAGGGCATGCCCGATCTCGGCGCCGATGTGCCTGTCCCACCGGTCGTCTCGACGGCGCCGCCGACGGCCGGGGAACGGTCGGCGATCGGATTCGGCGAGGAGTCGACGGATATGCGATTCACCGATGTCGAGGCCGTCGATCTGGTGGAGCGCGACCGCGGAGTCACCGATTCCGGTTGGTGACCGTGGTAGGCACTGATGGCTGAGCTGCCAGGCTACCTGCGGTGGCTGGAGTGGGTGGCCGGCTCCGACTGGCCCGCGGGCGAGCCCGAGGGCATGTGGGACATCGCCGGAGACTGGCGTATCGCGGCGGGCGGCCTGCGCGAGATCCTGAACGAGATCGACGACGCCAAGAGCGCCACTCTGGCGGCCTACCCACAGGGCGAGGGCATCGAGAAGATGACCAAGTCCTTCGACGCGCTGCGCAGCGGTGACAATTCGCTGGAGAAACTGGCGGAATTCTTCGACCAGATGGGTGATTCCGCGCAGGACGTGGGCACCGAGATCGAGTACGCCCAGCTGATGATGATCAGCTCGCTGGCGCTGCTCGCCGCGGAGATCGCGGCGGCGTGGATCTTCCCGCCCACCGCGCCCGCCGCGGAGGCCGTGGCCATCGGCCTCACCCGCGTCGGAATCCGGCTCCTCGCCCAGCGGGTGATGAACCGGATCATCCAGTTGACCGCGCGACTGGTCGGCCAGCGGGCGGCGAGGTTCCTGGTCCAGCACATAGCCCTCGATACGATCATCGGCACCTTTCAGGAAGTGGCGATCCAGGGCTACCAGGTCAAGGCGGGTCATCGCGACACCATGAACTGGGAGCAGATCGCCGTGACCGCCGCGAGTTCCGCGGTGGGCGCGGGTGCGGCGAGCCCCGTCGGGGACTGGCTCGGCAATGCGCTGCCGAACCTCGGGCATCGTGCGATCAACGGTGCCGTGGTCGGAACAGCGGCGGGCCTGGTGGGGTCGGTGGCAGGCTTCGGCGGGAGCGTGTTGACCCAGTTGGGCATCGACGCCTACCAGGACGGGTGGGACAAGGCGTGGGAGAACGCCAAACAGACCGAATTCGATCCGCGAATGCTCACCGCGGGCATGTCGAACGGCGCGATGTCGGGCGCGAGCCGGGCGACGGCCGACGGCTTCTATCAACGCAGGCATCCCGAGTGGTATCCCGCGCCGTCACCCGACCCCAATCCGGAACCGCGCGTCGGGGGGACTCCGGACCCGCTCGGCTCGAACACGAACGGGGGGGATCCGACCGGCACGAACGGTGCCGACCCGGCGAACACGAATGGTGCGGATCCGACCGGCACGAATGGTGCGGATCCGACCGGCACGAATGGTGCGGATCCGACCGGGACCAACGGCGCCGATATGACCGGAACCGACGGCAGCGCGGATCCGACGGGGAACGGTGCGGACGGGGCGGGTCTCGCCCCCGAGGGCACCGCCCCGGACACCGCCGGACCCGAAGCCGGCTCGACCGGCGATCCCGCGCCCGGGACTTCGCCCGCGTCCGGGACGACGCCCCCGGACACCGCTGCCCCCGGCTCGGACGCGACGGCGCAGGACGGTGACAGGAATTCGACAGCCGGGTCGGCAGGCGAGGCCGTGCCCCAGCCCGGCGACCCCAGAACCAGCACGGACGGCGACAACGAGGCCGACACGGACGGCGTGAACACCCGGCCGGAGACGAGCGGCGACACGCGAGGGGAAGCTGCCGACCCCGGGGGCACCATCGCGGACCGCACCGCCGACGCACCGTCGGACAGTGCGCCGCGCGCGGAGTCCACCGCGGCGGAGCCGAACAACACTGCGGCGGAGCCGAACAGCGCTGCTGGGGAGCCGAACAGCGCTGCTGGGGAGCCGAACAGCGCCGCGGCGCAGCAGGACACCGACGCTCCGAGTCGCGCGGACGACACCGGCAGCCATTCCGCCGAGCCGACGCGCGGCACGAACGACGCACCACGCGCCGACACCTCTCAGCAGCAGCCCGGAGCGACCCCCGACGGTCCGGCCTCGTCGACCGCGGACCGTTCCCCCGCCACCCCTGGCGGCGTCCACGACGGGACAACGCCCCACCGCCCGGACGGCCCCGCACAGCCGACCGCCGCCCCGATGTCCGGCCTTCCCGGTGCCGCTCCGCCGGCGAGCGCCGGACCGGTCGCGCCGGGCAGCACTGTCTCGGTGGGGCCGCCGCCCGGTGCGGCCACCGCGCCGGGAGCCTCGTCCACCGGTCCGAGCAGCGGGACCGGCGCCGCCGCCGGTGCGACGGCGGGCAATACCCAGCACGCTTCCGGCCCGCAGGTCTCCGATCGCCCCGCCGTCCCCGGCGAGAGCCGCCAGTCACCGGGCGCACCCGCCGATCGCTCAGGCGCGTCGCCGATCGGGCGCGCGGGCATCGCCGACGGCACCAGCAGCCCCCTCGGCCGCCAGGGCGGAGTGCAGGCCCACCACGCCGACGCTCCGGCGCCGTCGGCGGAACCCGCACGGAGCCGGCAGCTTTCGCCGGAGCAGGTCGACGGCACGAATCTGCCCGTGCCACCGGAGAGCATGCTCGCCGTACCGCCGCTCGCGGAGGCGTCCGCGCCGCCGAGGGGCGTCGAGCCGCGGGGCGAGGACCCCGGCGCCGACCGTGCGGCGGCGGGCGGACCCGATCGGAGGCATGCCACGGGAGTCCTGCACCCGGAGACCGATCCGGCACGTCGCGGGCAGTGTGTGCCGGACGCGCTCGACCGGATCGTCGCCGAGACCGGCAGCGAGACCGTGCGCGTACCTCGCGACGTCGGCCCGGCGGGTATGACGCGTGCCGAAGTGGAGAGCCATGCGGGCGGGCGAATGCACGACGTTGCGCCTCCGGCCGACCCGGATGCGCCACGGCACCAGTCCGTCGCCGATGTTCTGCTCGCCGAGGACAACTCGGCGACCTGGGCACTGGTGGTCGACGAATATCACGGCATCGTGGACGATTACGGCGTCGGCGCGCACGCCTACCTCGTCACTGTTCGAGTCGACCCGGTGACGGGTGCGCGCTACCTCGAGGTCATCGACCCTGCCAACGGTGCGCCCCGCGGCTTCCCTCCACATGTGCCCGCGGAGCTGAACCGCGTCTCGGCGATCCTGCTCGACGCCGACGGCCGTGCGCTCGCCGATGATTCCGCCCATCCCCTCGGGGACGTGGCCGAGGCGGGCGAGCCCGCCCTCCGCGTCGGCCGCTCGATCGACGAGCATCGCGATCAGGTGCGCGAAATCCTCGCGCAGACGCCTACCGGGCGGGAGATCCTCGCCACGTTGGACAACGGTCCGGTGCGTGACCTCTACGACCACAACCCCTCGGCGGATGGTCGAGTCGGTTCGTTCCGCCGCAGCGTCCTCGCCGCGGTCGCCTTCACCGAGGGCAACAGCCACGTCAGGCAGGCGTTGGCGCTGGCGCACGAGTCGGTGCACGCTCAGCGATACATCGACGGACAGACACCGCACTCCGCCGAGATCGTGCGCTCGATGACCCGCGAGGACTACGTGCGCGCGATGATCGAGGAGGAGGCCGCGGCCAACGGCAGGCGCTTCCAGCTCGCCAGGGACCTGCGCGAGCTGGGTCTCGAGGTCGGCACCAACCAGTTGGAGAGGGTGTACACCGACGCCTACGAACGCGCCGAGACCAGCCTGCTGCGTGCGGAGCCGGACCTGCCGCCCGAGGAGATGGCGAGGATCGCGCACGAGGTGGGCGTCGACGCCCTCCGTGAGCCGTTGACACTGTTCGAGTTCGACAACGGGGCCAACTACACCCGCTTCTACGGCGAGGCATGGGAGGCAGCACGCCTTCCGTCCGCGCGTGGCGACACACCCGCGGTGGACGAGGTGTTCCGGCCCACGCGCGCCGAGGCCGCCAGGGAGTTGCGCGCGGGCGCGTTGGCGCTGCGATCGGACATGCTGGCGTTGCGCGAGATATCCGAGCGCTTCGGCAGACTCGCCGCCCCGCTGGGCGTCGACCCGGCCGCGCCGCGCGCGGTGTTCGATGCGCGGATCGCCGAGCGGCTCGCTGAGGTCGCCGCGCAGTGGCGTGCGGCGGGGCTCTCGCCCGACCGGGTGGCGACCCTGCGACGGACCGAGCACGACCTGTTGACGCTGACGGCCTTGGCGAACCAGCGCGACGCGATGCAGCATGCGATCGACCAGCGCGGAGCCGAGCTCGCGGCCCGCGGCGCCCGTGCGTTCGTGACCGAGCGAGCCGGCGCCGAGCCCGGCGCCCGCCAGCTCGCCGAGCAGGTCGCGCTGGTGCCCGGGGAACCGGATCGTCTGCTCGTCGTCGCGCCTCCTGGCGAGCATCAGTCCGTCCTCGACCGCGCGCGGACGGATCCCGAGCTCTCCGCGCTCCTCGACCGTGGCGACGTCGAACGCGTCCATCTCGACGCGCGCGTCGACAACGACGGGCGGGTACTGCTCGACCGTGCCGACCCGAACACGCGCGCCGACTCCGCCGACCGGCCGGAGGTCGTCCCGCACGATCCCGCCGCCGCGGCGGCCGAGACCCGCATCGCCCGGGTCCGCGCCGAACTGGATGGCACCGAGGTCGGCCGGTGGGCGAACCGGGTGCTCGACGAGAACGGCGTGCGCGTCGTCTACGGCTCGGACGGCGTCGACGGCTACCTTCCGACGCCACGCGCGGTGCGGCTGGACGTCGGCGCCACCGATGCCGAGCAGATGGCCGCGCTGGTGCGCAACGCGATCCATGTCGAGCTCGCGCAGGCACGCGAAACGCCAGGTGGCGCGATCGACCGCATGCGGACTCCGCGCGAGGTCCATGTCGACCGGATGCTCGACGAGGAGACCAGGGCCTACGCGCTCGAGGTGGTCGCGCGCAGTCAGTTGCGCGCGGCCGGACACGAACTGCCGCTGGTCCCGGGCGAGCAGGAGTACACCCGAGCCTTCACCGAGGCCAGGGCCGCCGCCGCGCGGGAGAATCCCGACGCCATGTCGCACGAACTCGACCGCCTGGCCAACGACGCCGGTCTGCGCGCGCTGCGTCCGCTGGTGGCGGACCTGCCGTCGGGCCAGGACGGTGCCACCTACGCCGAGGTGTTCCGCGCGGAGTGGGACAGCGCGCACGGGATCCGCTCGTTCGAGTCCGTCGTGCGCGCCGCTCTGGCCTCCGGCGAGCAGTCCGTGCAGGTGCTGCACGAGGGCCGCTCGGTCAACAGCGCTCGCCGCGTCGAGCTGGTGACCTACGGCGACGGCACCCAGCTGATCCGCAAGACGATGATCAACGCCAGGCACGCCGATGCCGAGCAGTTGTTCTCCGCGCTGTCGCGCGCGCTGGGTGCTCCGGTCCCCGAGGCCGTGCGTGCCGGACGCAATGTCGTCCTCCTGCGGCAGGTGCCCGGCTCGACGGCGCAGCAGCGCTGGCCCGCCTTCAGTGATCCGCACGAACTCGGCGCCCACGATTCCGACGCCGGGCGCGCGCTCGGCCTGGCGGACGCGCTCGCGGGCATCCCGGACCGGGACGCGCGCGGGTGGATGGTCGATGGCGACGACAACATCCACGGCATCGGCAACCACCGTGCCTTCGAGGGCACCGTCACCGCGGACAGCTCGAGCCCCTTCGCCTCCCATTTCCAGCGCGGCGGACCGGACGGCACCCTCGAGGTCGTCGACCACCACCTCACCCGGGGTGAGGTGGCGAACCTGCGCGAGCGGGTCGAAGCCTTGCGCCCGGACTTCGAACGGCTGGGCCGGCAGCGCTGGCACGATGATGTGCTCGGGATGCTCGACGCGCTCGCCGACCACGCCAGGCCCGATCCGCCACCCGCACCGGACCGGCCGGTCACCGCCGTCGACGCGGCTGCGGTGCATCGGACCCCGCAACAGTGGGGCGTGGAATTGCTCGGAGAACCGGGGCCGGGGGTCACGCCGGACATGTTGCAGGCGGCCATGCGATCGGTCGCCGAAAGCGGCGCTCCGATCGTTCTTTTCGGCAGCAGGCAGACCGGCATCTCGGAGAAGTCCGGTTCACCGTTCCGTCCGGACAGCGACCTGGATGTCGGGTCGACTTCTCCGGAGGCGTTGTTCGCGCTCCACGACGCGCACGGTGACGGCGAGAGCCCGATCCCGATGGTCGAGGACGTCGCGGGCATCTTCACCGAAGAAGAGGCCGCCGATCGCGGCTACCTGGTGATCCGGCCCGCCGAGCCGAACGACGCGGATCGGTCGGCCGACGGGCTGCCGGAACCGCCGGACATGCTGTCCTCGGACGAGCCCGCGAACGGTGCCGGTTCGCTGCCGATGGATCCTGGCACGCCGCCGGAACAGGCGGACGGAGCGCGCTCGGCCGACGCCCCGGCGCCGCCGCGCGCGGACTGGTTCGCGCCCGCGACCGACCCGGCCGAAGCGCGGGTGCACCAGATTCTGGGCGATACCGACACCGGCCGCCACGCGCTGGCGGTCCTGCGGGACGCGGGCGCGGCGGTGCGGTTCGATGACCTGGGCGACCGGTCGGGGGAAGCCGATGCCTTCAACCCCGCCACGATGGACGTGGTCATCGATACGCACGACCGCGGCGAGCAGGCGCAGGCTGCCGAACTGGTACGTGTCGCCGCGCTCGCGGAAGCCGTGCTGGCGGGGCGTCTGCCTGCGCTGCCCGGGGCCGAGGTCGCGCCGGATGCGCGGGCACGGGTGGAAGCCGAGGCGGTCGGCAGGCGGGCGGAGTTCCTCGACGAACTGATGCGTGCCGGGTATCCCGACACCGACATGGCGGTGGCGGATCGGACCGAGACCGCCCTCGCGCGTGAACTGCACGCCCGATATCTCGACGCCTACGACGCCGCCGTCACGCAGGCGCGTACGGCCGACCCCTCCGCCGACAGTGCCACAGTGCGGCGTGTGGGCGTCGACGCGGGAGTGGACGCGCTGCTCGCGGATGATGTCCTCGCGGGCGACCAAGACTCCCGGCCTGTCCCGGCAAGCGACCCCGACTCCTACCATCCGACCACGCCAGAGGCCCGCCGCGAGGTGGAGCGACTTGTCCGCGAAGCGGCCGCGCTCGATCGGGAGCTGCGGGCGGTGCAGGACGAGTGGCTCAGGGGCGTCCGGCATCTGCGTCCGTTCGATCCCGCCACGGTGGCGGCCGACCGTGCCATGCTCGACCGCGGGCGACAGGCGGCGCTGGAGGAGATCGTCGCCGACCTCCGCTCCTTCTCCGGCGAACACATCTGGCGGCGCACCCGGCCGGAGCTCGTGTCGAGCGTGACCGCGCTGTCGGAGACGACCCGGCGGTACGCGGACCTGGAAGCCCGGCGCGACCGGCTCGCCGATCAACTCGCCGCGCAGGTGATGCGGGATCTGCTCACGCGCGAGTTCGGACCGGACGGCGTGCGGTGGGTCGGGGATCGGGTCGCCGTGCTGCCCGGCGATCCACCGCGGTTGCTCGCCGCCGACGCGCGTGGCGATTTCGCGGCGGTCACGCGAGACGCCGTGAATGCCGACCGCGTCCTGCGGGACATGGTGTCGACGCGGCACGTGCCGGCCGAGCGCTTCAGCGTGCGGGTCGGCGACGACGGCGCGGTGGGTGTGCGGCGCGCGCAAGTCGATCTGCACAACGCCTGGGCAGCCGATGCCACGCGCTCGATTCCCGGCCATCTGGTCGCTCCCCGGCCGCCCGACGGTCCCAAGGGCGAACTGCCCCTGCTCACGCCGGAAGACGTGACCCAGCGTTCGCGACAAGCGCTCGACGATGTCCGCGAACTGCTCGGCCAGGTCATCGACTACCAGCACAACATCGTGGGCGAGTGGGCCGCCGCGATGCTCGACGACGCCATCGCCATCCGTTTCGTACTCGGTGAATCCGCCACGCCGGTCACTGCCGAACTCGGCGCCCGTTACGACCCGCTCACCGGTGTGCTCACCGTCGACCTGCACGGCAGTCCGGCCCACATGGCGACCGACGTGGTCCACGCGGTCACGATGGCGATCCAGATGCGCGCCGCGCAGGACGGTCCGCCCGAGCGGTTGATCCTCTCCCGTGACGAGTACATCGACACGATGCTGGACCGGCAGGCGCGCGCGCTCGCGATGGCCTACGAGTTCAGCTATCTGCGGGCTCGT
Encoded here:
- a CDS encoding YbaB/EbfC family nucleoid-associated protein translates to MTNEFAKAEMLSVLDEVQQQMRMIARVQRDRAQLTATATVRKQVTVTVNADGVVIETKFGSAVEELTYPDIAKAVTEAAQQAAADVARRGQELMSTLRDRRARLPKLSDLIEGMPDLGADVPVPPVVSTAPPTAGERSAIGFGEESTDMRFTDVEAVDLVERDRGVTDSGW